The genomic DNA ACCGCCAAGAAGACCGTGGCGACGGCGAAGAAGGCGACCGCCACGGCGAAGAAGACCACGGCGAAGAAGGCCACCGCCACGGCGAAGAAGGCCACCGCGACCGCGAAGAAGGCGGCCACCCCGGCGAAGAAGGCCGCGACGACCGCCAAGAAGGCCGTCGCCAGCAAGACCGCGCCCGCCAAGAAGACCACGGCGAAGAAGGCGCCCGCGAAGAAGACCACGGCGCGCAAGACCACGGCGAAGAAGGCCACTGCACGCAAGAAGTGAGACCGGGCACGCGCTCGCTCCTCACACGCGCCGGGCCGGGCTCCCCTCGGGGAGCCCGGCCCGCGGGCTGTCCGGGGTACGAACGGGCGCGGCCGAAGGTGTCCGACGGCCCCCAGGGAGTCCCGGGATGTCTCTCCGCGGCGTTGGCGGAATGCCCCGGAACCCGTCCCGTCCCCCCGCGCCGTCTCAGAACGTCTGCAGCGTCACCAGGGTGATCCGCAGGGCGGCACCCTCGCCCTCGCCCTCGATCCGGACCCGCTGCCCCGGACGCAGCAGCCGCAGGCCGCCCGCGTCGAAGGCCGGGGCGTCGAACTCCACCGGCGTGCCGTCGTCCAGCAGCACACTGCCGGTGCGGGTCTCGGAGTCGTACGTGTACGAGGTCGCCTGCATGGGCGGCAGCCTATCGGTCCGGGGCGGGGGAGACCGCGCCGCTCAGCCCCGCCGTGTGCGGGCCCACGCCGAGCGCCAGCGCCACCCGCAGATCCTCACCGGTGTCCACGTCCCGGCGGACCGAGTCGAGGCCGGGCAGAGGGATTTCCGTCGCCCCGGAAGCCAGATGTCCGGCCCGTGAAGGACCGCCGAAGGCCGGGCGCAATTCCACTCCCGGAGCGGCGGACAGGAATGTCGTGCCGATTCCCGCAGCATCGGTGACAAATGCGCGTGGAAAAGCGGCGGAAAAGTCGAGCACCCGCGACAGTTCCGCGGGACGCAGCGCGGGCAGATCCGCGTTCAGTGCCGCCACCGCACCCCGGGGACGCAGCTCCCGCGCACAGCGCGCACCGTGCGCCAGAGCGGCGTTGAGCCCGGCGGCCGGTGTGTCGGGCAGAATGCGGGCCCCGAGCGCGGAAAGGGCGGCCCCGGCCACCGCGTCGTCCGTGACGACCACCACATCCCGCACTCCGGGGCAGGACAGTGCCGCGGCCACGGTGTCCTGTGCGAACGCCAGGGCCAGCCGGGGCCGCAGCAGCTCTCCCGTCGCCCGCCCCAACCGGCTCTTGGCCCGTGCGAGCGGCTTCAGCGGAACGACCAGGGACCAGGCCCCGGTCAGGTCGGTGTTCGTGGCGATCTCCCCCTCCGTACGCGTCAGGACATATTCTCGCCTGCCGGTACGACGGCCCGGAGGCTCGGTCCCGAAGGTGAGGCGTACGGTGTTCTCGACAGAGCAGGGGCCTGGGGCGAGACTTGACCGTCGGTAGCCAGGCAGCAGTAGGTCGCGTATCAGAGGAAGGTGTCCGAGTGTCCCGCCGAAGAATCGGCTTTTGGTACCGCTTGGCGGCGGTCATCGCCAAACCGCCATTGGTGGTTCTGTTCAAGCGCGACTGGCGGGGAATGGAACACATTCCGGCCGACGGCGGATTCATCACGGCGGTCAACCACAACTCGTATCTCGACCCGCTCTCGTACGGACATTTCCAGTACAACACCGGCCGGGTGCCGCGGCTCCTGGCGAAGGCGGGCCTCTTCCGCACCCCCTTCGTCGGAATGATGCTGCGGGGCACCGGCCAGATCCCCGTCTACCGTGAGACGACCAACGCGCTGGACGCGTTCCGTGCCGCCGTGGACGCCATCGAACGGGGCGAGTGCGTCGCCTTCTACCCCGAGGGCACCCTCACCCGCGACCCCGACATGTGGCCGATGGCCGGCAAGACCGGCGCCGCCCGCGTCGCGCTGATGACCAGGGCACCGGTCATCCCCGTCGCCCAGTGGGGCGCCAATCTCGCGATGCCGCCGTACGCCAAGGAGAACAAGCTCAGGCTGTTCCCCCGCAAGACCCTCCAGGTACAGGCGGGACCGCCCGTCGACCTCAGCCGTTTCTACGGAATGGAGCCGACGCCCGACGTGCTGCGGCAGGCGACCGAGGCCATCATGGCCGCGGTCACCGCCCAGCTGGAGATCGTGCGTGGCGAGAAGGCCCCCGCGGAGCTCTACGATCACCGCAAAGCCCGTGCTGAACTACGGCGCAAGGCCCAGGGAAAGGGACCCACGTGACGCACCCCGTAAAAGCAGCCGTCTTCGGAACCGGCTCATGGGGTACGGCTTTCGGCGTGATCCTCGCCGACGCAGGCTGCGAGGTCACCCTCTGGGGACGCCGCGCCGAAGTCGCCGAGACCATCAACACGACCCGTACCAACCCCGACTACCTGCCGGGCATCGAGCTTCCGGCTTCGGTCCGGGCCACCACCGACGCCGCCGAGGCGCTGCGCGGCGCCGAGTTCGCCTTCCTCGTCGTGCCCTCGCAGACGCTGCGCGCCAACCTCGCCGACTGGGCCCCGCACCTGGAGGACCGCACCGTCCTCGTCTCCCTGATGAAGGGCGTCGAACTCGGCACCGCCAAGCTGATGAGCGAGGTCATCGCGGACGTCACCAAGGTCACCGCGGACCGTATCGCCGTCATCTCCGGGCCCAACCTCGCCAAGGAGATCGCCGAACGCCGCCCCGCCGCGGCCGTCGTCGCCTGCCAGGACGAGTCCGTGGCCCAGCGCCTCCAGGCCGCCTGCCACACCCCGTACTTCCGCCCGTACACCAACACCGACGTGGTCGGCTGCGAGCTCGGCGGCGCCGTGAAGAATGTCATCGGTCTCGCCGTCGGCATCGCCGACGGCATGGGCCTCGGCGACAACGCCAAGGGCTCGCTCATCACCCGCGGCCTCGCCGAGACCACCCGCCTGGGCGTGGCCATGGGCGCCGATCCGCTGACCTTCTCCGGAATGGCGGGCCTCGGCGACCTGGTGGCGACCTGCTCCTCGCCGCTCTCGCGCAACCACACCTTCGGCACCAACCTCGGGCGCGGCATGACGCTCCAGGAGACGATCGCCGTCACCAGGCAGACCGCCGAGGGCGTCAAGTCCTGCGAATCGGTGCTCGACCTGGCCCGCCGGCACGGCGTCGACATGCCCATCACCGAAACGGTCGTCGGCATCGTCCACGAGGGCAAGCCGCCGGTCGTCGCGCTCAAGGAGCTGATGTCGCGCAGCGCCAAGGCCGAGCGGCGCTGACGTCTCTCTTCCAGCAGGTACGCTCATCGTGATATGAGCAGCGAGAACCTCCCCCAGAGCCCTGAGCGCCCCGAGAGCCCTGAGCCGCAGCGCCGTAAGCCGCGCGTGGCTGTCGTGTTCGGCGGCCGCAGCTCCGAACACGGCATCTCGGTCGTCACGGCCGGCGCCGTGCTGAACGCCATCGACCGGACCAAGTACGACGTGATGCCGATCGGCATCACGACGGACGGGCGCTGGGCGCTCACCGCCGACGAGCCCGGACGCATGGCCATCAGCGACCGGCAGGTGCCCAATGTGGCGCAGCTGGCCGAGACCGCCGAGGGCACCGTGGTGCTCTCCGTCGATCCCGGCAGCCGTGAAGTCGTCTACAGCGAACCGGGCTCGGTGCCCAAGGCGCTCGGCGAGGTCGACGTCGTCTTCCCCGTGCTGCACGGCCCGTACGGGGAGGACGGCACGCTCCAGGGGCTCCTCGATCTCGCCGGTGTGCCCTACGTCGGAGCCGGTGTCCTCGCCTCGGCGGTGGGCCAGGACAAGGAGTACATGAAGCGGGTCTTCCTCTCCTTCGGGCTGCCCGTCGGACCGTACGAGGTCGTACGCCCCCGGGAGTGGGACGGCGACCGCGCGGCCGCCCGCAAGCGCATCGTCGACTTCGCCGGCGAGCACGGCTGGCCGCTCTTCATCAAGCCCGCCCGCGGCGGCTCCTCGATGGGCATCAGCAAGGTCGACGACCTCGCCGGTCTGGACGAGGCGATCGAGGAGGCCCGCCGCCACGACCCCAAGTTCCTCGTCGAGTCGCTGCTGCGCGGCCGCGAGATCGAGTGCGGGGTGCTGGAGTTCGAGGACGGGCCGCGGGCCAGTGTGCCCGCCGAGATCCCGCCGGTGACCGCACACGACTTCTACGACTTCGAGGCCAAGTACATCGACTCGGCCGCCGGTCTGGTGCCCGCCCCGCTCACCGCGGAGCAGACCGCCGAGGTCCAGCGCCTCGCCGTCGCCGCCTTCGAGGCCGTCTCCTGCGAAGGGCTGGTGCGCGCCGATTTCTTCCTCACCGAGGACGGCGGCTTCGTCATCAATGAGATCAACACCCTGCCGGGGTTCACCCCGATCTCGATGTACCCGCGGATGTGGCAGGAGAGCGGCGTGGACTACCCGGAGCTGGTGGACCGGCTGATCCAGGCCGCGCTGACCCGTTCCACCGGACTGCGCTGACCCATTGCGGCGGACCGGGCCGGCCCGTTCCGGCGGCCCGGCCCGGACCGCCGTCTCCCGGCCCGCTCAGAGACTGTCCGGAACCGTCTTCTTGACCGGGGCGGCGAACGCGGCCAGCGGGCTGGCGTCGTGGGCGTACTCCTCGGAGAGGGTGACCTCGACATACGCCTCGCGGTACGTGGTGGTGAAACGCGGACCGGCGTCCTGGCGCTGTTCCAGCATCCAGTTGACGCCGTCCGCTTCGATCGCCTTGGACTGGGCGTCGTCCATCTTCGCGGGCCGCGGCACACCGCAGCGCAGTACGATCGCCCCGTCCCCCCAGCCGGCGGTCAGCTCCGAATCCGGTCCGGGATCACTCCGTTCGAGGTCGACGACGGTCTGCGGCAGCGCCTTGTGCAGCGCTTCGCAGTACGCGGCGGCCTCGGACGGCGGGGTGGGAACCGCGACAGGGGGCTGGCCGTGGCTGGAGGAACAGCCCGCCGCGGCCAGGACCAGCAGGGCAGCGGACGGACCGAGGAACAGCGAGCGGGAGGACCGGCGGCGGAAAGACGTCACCGGCCCAGCCTAGACGGGGGTCAGAGGTGGACGATCGGGCAGGTCAGTGTCCGCGTGATGCCGTCCACCTGCTGCACCTTGGCGACCACCATGCGGCCGAGCTCATCGACCGTGTCGGCCTGGGCCCGCACGATCACGTCGTAGGGACCGGTGACGTCCTCTGCCTGGATGACTCCCGGAATCTTGGCGATGGTCTCGGCGACGGTCGACGCCTTGCCCACCTCGGTCTGAATAAGGATGTACGCCTGTACCACGGAACCTCCAGGGCGGCCACGAGGATCATGTGGGGGAAAGGGACGCCACGGTATCGCGTTGCCGCGGGCCGCGGGGAGACCTGTGGGCCGGATGACGTCCACAGCGTGGCGTACAGACAACAGAAGTTGACGTATCTCTTGACGGTACCGACAGCAGTGACGGCTCGCGACCGGGGGCCCGGACGGGTGTCCGGGGCGATAAATGAGAGGTGAGACTCGGTGAAGGGAACCGTGGGCGAGTTGGGGGAGTTCGGGCTCATCAGGGAGCTGACTTCCCGGCTCACCACCACTCCGGCGGTACGGCTGGGGCCCGGCGACGACGCCGCGGTCGTGGCCGCTCCCGACCGCAGGGTCGTGGTCAGTACGGACATCCTGCTGGAGGGGCGGCACTTCCGCCGCGACTGGTCGACGGCGTACGACGTCGGGCGCAAGGCCGCCGCTCAGAACCTCGCCGACATCGCGGCCATGGGTGCCGTGCCCACCGCGCTGCTCCTCGGTCTCGTCGTCCCCGCCGACCTCCCGGTCACCTGGGCCGCCGAACTCATGGACGGCCTGCGCGACGAGTGCCAGGTCGCGGGCGCGGCCGTGGTCGGGGGCGACGTCGTCGGCGGCGACACCATCACCGTCTCGATCACCGCCCTCGGCGACCTGCGCAACCACGAACCGGTCACCCGGTCCGGCGCCCGGCCCGGTGACGTCGTCGCCGTCACCGGCTGGCTCGGCTGGTCCGCCGCCGGGTACGCCGTCCTCTCCCGGGGCTTCCGCTCGCCCCGCGCGTTCGTCGAGGCCCACCGCCGTCCCGAACCGCCGTACCACGCGGGCCCCGCGGCGGCCGGACTCGGTGCCACCGCGATGACGGACGTCAGCGACGGACTGGTCGCCGACCTCGGGCACATCGCCGAGGCCAGCAAGGTCCGCATCGATCTGCGGTCCGGGCTCATCGACATTCCCTCGCAGATGTCCGACATCGGCCAGGCCGTCGGCGTCGACCCCCTCCAGTGGGTGCTCACCGGGGGGGAGGACCACGCGATCGTCGCGACCTTCCCCCAGGACGTGAAGCTCCCGGCCCGCTGGAAGGTGATCGGCGAGGTCCTGAACCCCTCCGCCCTGCCCCAGGTCACGGTGGACGGAGCGCCCTGGACCAGCAAGGGCGGCTGGGACCACTTCGGGAACATCGAGGACGCCCAGTAGATTGCGGCGTATGCCCATACGTACCGCCGCACCACCCCGTGTCCTGACCGTCGCCGGATCCGATTCCGGCGGCGGCGCGGGCGTGCAGGCCGACCTGAAGACCATGCTGGCCCTCGGCGTGCACGGCATGAGCGTGCTGACCGCCGTCACCGCCCAGAACTCCCGGGGCGTCCAGGGAGTCTGGGAGCTTCCGGTGGAAGCCGTCACCGCCCAGTACCGCAGCGTCGTCGACGACATCGGCGTCCAGGCGGTGAAGACCGGCATGCTCGCCTCGGCCGCCCTCGTCGAGACCGTCGCCGAGCTGCTCGCCAGCACCGAGGCGCCGGTCGTCGTCGACCCGGTGGGCGTCTCCAAGCACGGGGACGCGCTGCTGGCCGCCGAGGCGCTCGATTCCGTACGGACGAAGCTGCTGCCCGTCGCGACGGTCGCCACCCCGAACCTCGACGAGGTGGCACAGCTCACCGGCACCGTCGTCACCGGCGAGAGCGACATGCGCCGGGCGGCGGCCGGAATCCTGGCGTACGGGCCGCGCTGGGTGGTCATCAAGGGCGGCCATCTGCCGGGCGAGGCCGTGGACCTGCTGACCGACGGCAGCCAGGAGCACTGGCTGCGCGCACCCCGGCACGACAACCGGCACACCCATGGCACCGGCTGCACCCTCGCCTCCGCCATCGCCGCCTCGCTCGCCCTCGGCCAGGACGTCCCCACGGCCGTAAGGAGCGCGAAGGAGTACGTCACCGGGGCGATCGAGGCCGGATTCCCGCTCGGCGGCGGCATCGGACCCGTCGACCACGGCTGGCGCACCCGGCAGCGCTGAACGGCCGCCGTGGGTACAGCAAAAAGCCGGTCCACCGAGGTGGACCGGCTTTTTGGGCAACCGGAAGGCTGCGCTACGACGGGAACGTCAGCGCGCGACCTTGCCGGCCTTGATGCACGAGGTGCAGACGTTGAGCCGCTTCGGCGTCCGACCGACCACGGCACGCACGCGCTGGATGTTGGGATTCCAGCGACGGGACGTACGGCGGTGCGAGTGCGAAATGTTGTTGCCGAAGCCCGGCCCCTTGCCGCAGACGTCGCAGTTGGCAGCCACGGGTCACTCCAAAGACTTCAGGTGCACTTACAGTGAATTCCGGCGCGCCGGAATCATTTGACTGAAGTGGCGGTACCGGAGGTATGGCCCGACTTTCATCGGGCAACCGAAGCAGCATACAACGGCTGCTCCGGAGATACGAAACTACCACGGCTGGGCCCACCGTCCGCCCGCCCCCTGTTCCGGACCCACCCGTCGCGGGCGGGCTACCCTGCGGTGCAGCCCGCTGCCACGGCCGCTTCAAGGAGGACCATCGGTGCCGCAGCTCCCCGACGATCTGGACGCCGTCGCGGTGCGCACCTGGTGCTCACTGGCCCTGGAGGCCCTGGGCCGGGAGCGCGCGGAGATCGATGCGATCAATGTCTATCCCGTCGCCGACGGTGACACCGGCACCAACCTCTATCTGACCGTGGAATCCGCGGCGGCGGCCGTCGAGGCAGTGTTCGCCGCCCATGAGACCGGCTCCACCGCGCCCGCCACCGCCGACGCCGTACGCGCCATGGCGCACGGAGCGCTGATCGGCGCCCGGGGGAACTCCGGCACCATCCTGGCCCAGCTGCTGCGCGGGATGGCGGGGGTGCTGGCCGACGGCGGCGGGGAGGACCGGCTGCGCGAGGCCTTCGCCCGCGCGGCGTCGGCCGCCCGGCAGGCTGTGGCCCACCCCGTCGAGGGCACGGTGCTCACCGTCGCGACCGCGGCCGCCGAAGCCGCGCGGGACGCGGGCCCCGGCCTCGCCGCGGTGGTGCGGGCGGCGTACGACGGCGCGCGCACCGCGCTGGAGGCGACCCCGGGCCAGCTCGCCGTCCTCGGCCGCGCGGGCGTCGTGGACGCGGGCGGACGGGGGCTGCTCGCGGTACTCGGCGCGCTGCTGGAGACGGTGTCGGGGCAGGCGCCGGTGCGCCGCTCCTGGGCGGTCCCCGCGGTGCTTCCGGAGCCGGCGCACGGCGGGGGCGGCACGGCCGACGGGCGCGCGGACGGGGGCGCGGACGACTGCCCGGACGGAGGGAGCGGTCCCGCCTTCGAGGTGATCTACCTGCTGGAGGCCCACGACGAGGCCGTGGACCGGCTGCGGACCCGGCTGGACGCGCTCGGGGACTCCCTGGTCGTGGTCGGCGGCGACGGGCTGTGGAACGTACACGTCCATGTCGACGACGCGGGAGCGGCGGTGGAGGCCGGGGTCGAGGCCGGACGGCCGTACCGGATCGGGATCACCCACTTCGGCGCCGACGGCCTGCTCGACACCCGCCCCCACACGGAGCCCGCCCGGCGCGCCGTCGTCGTCGTGGTTCCCGGCGACGGGCTGGCCGGGCTGTGCACGGAGGCCGGCGCGACCACCGTGATCGCGCGCCCCGGCGAACCGCCCGCCAGCGGCGAACTGGTCGACGCGATCCGCCGGGCCCACGCCCGCGAGGTGGTCCTCCTGCCCAACGACGCGGCGCTGCGGCACACCGCGGGGGCCGCCGCCGAGCAGGCCAGGACCGAGGGGGTCCGGGTCGCCCTGATTCCCACCCGCGCGGCCGTCCAGGGCATCGCCGCGCTCGCCGTCCACGAGGCGGACCGCAGCTTCGACGAGGACGTGGTCGCGATGACCGCGGCCGCGGGCGCCACCCGGTACGCCGAACTGGCCGTCGCCGAACGGCAGTCGTGGACCATGGCCGGCATCTGTCAGGCGGGCGACATCCTCGGCCTGATCGACGGGGACGTCGCCGTCATCGGCGCCGACGTGCCCGCGACGGCCCGCACGGTCCTGGACCGGATGCTGGCCTCGGGCGGCGAACTGGTCACCCTCGTCCTCGGCGAGAACGTGCCGGACGCCCTGGCCGACGCCCTCACCGAGCATGTGCGCGAGGGCTATCTCGCCGTGGACACCGTGGTCTACCGGGGCGGTCACCAGAGCGCACCGCTGCTGATCGGCGTCGAGTAACCCCTTCGCGAGGGGCGCGCCGGGCCGCGCGGGGGACAGGTGTCAGTGCCGTGGTGTGCAATGGACCGCGTGTCTGCGTTCGATGAACCCCTCAAGAAGCTGCTCGGCGGAGCCACCGCGAAGGTGATGGCCGAACACCTCGACCTGCACACGGTCGGTGATCTGCTGCACCACTACCCGCGGCGGTACGAGGAGCGCGGTCAGCTCACGGCACTGGCGGACCTCCCGCTCGACGAGCATGTGACGGTCGTCGCGCAGGTCGCCGACGCCCGTGTCGCGGTGTTCAACAACGGCCGCGGCAAGCGTCTGGAAGTGACCCTCACCGACGGCAGCGGCCGGCTCCAGCTGGTCTTCTTCGGCCACGGCGTCCACAAGCCCCACAAGGAGCTGCTGCCCGGCCGCCGGGCGATGTTCGCGGGCAAGGTCTCCGTCTTCAACCGCAGGATGCAGCTCGCCCACCCCACGTACCAGCTGCTGGACGCCGCGGACGCGGACGAGGCGACGGAGGCCGTGGACGCCTTCGCCGGGCGGCTGCTGCCCATCTATCCCGCCTGCAAGCAGCTCGACTCCTGGCGGATCGCCAAGGCCGTGGACGCCGTGCTGCCCAGCGCGCGGGACGCCGTGGACCCGCTGCCCGAGGCGCTGCGCGAGGGCCGCGGCTTCACCCCGCTGCCGGAGGCGCTGCTCAAGGTGCACCGGCCGCAGACGAAGGCGGACATCGCCGACGCCAAGGAGCGGCTGAAGTGGGACGAGGCGTTCGTCCTCCAGGTCGCGCTCGCCCGCAGACGGTACGCCGACACCCAACTCCCGGCCGTGGCACGCAGGCCGGTGCCCGACGGGCTGCTGGACGCGTTCGACGCCAAGCTGCCCTTCACCCTGACCGAAGGGCAGCGGAAGGTCACCGGCGAGATCTTCGACGACCTGGCGACCGAGCACCCGATGCACCGCCTCCTCCAGGGCGAGGTCGGCAGCGGCAAGACCATGGTCGCCCTGCGCGCCATGCTCGCGGTCGTCGACGCGGGCGGGCAGGCGGCCATGCTCGCGCCCACCGAGGTACTCGCCCAGCAGCACCACCGGTCCGTCACCGAGATGATGGGCGAGCTGGCCGAGGGGGGCATGCTCGGCGGCTCCGACCGGGGCACCAAGGTCGTCCTGCTCACCGGCTCCATGGGTGTCCCCGCCCGGCGGCAGGCACTGCTCGACCTGGTCACCGGAGAAGCCGGGATCGTGATCGGCACCCACGCGCTGATCGAGGACAAGGTGCGGTTCCACGACCTGGGCCTGGTCGTCGTCGACGAGCAGCACCGCTTCGGCGTGGAGCAGCGCGACGCCCTCCGGTCCAAGGCGCACTCCCAGGGGGAAAGACGGTCGCCCCATCTGCTGGTCATGACCGCCACCCCCATCCCCCGTACGGTCGCGATGACGGTGTTCGGCGATCTGGAGACCTCCGTACTGGACCAGCTCCCGGCCGGCCGCTCGCCCATCGCCAGCCATGTCGTCCCCGCCAAGGACAAGCCGCACTTCCTCGCCCGCGCCTGGGAGCGGGTCCGTGAGGAGGTCGAGAACGGCCATCAGGCGTATGTCGTCTGTCCCCGCATCGGTGACGACGCCGATGAGGCGGCCGGGGAGAAGAAGAAGGGAAGGAAGGCCGGGGCGCCCGAGGACGACGGCGAGAAGCGGCCGCCGCTCGCCGTGCTGGAGATCGCCGAGGAACTGCGCAGGGGCGCGCTGGCCGGACTCCGGATCGAGGTGCTGCACGGCAGGATGCACCCGGACGACAAGGACGACGTGATGCGCCGCTTCGCCGCGGGGCAGGTCGATGTGCTGGTCGCCACGACCGTCATCGAGGTCGGGGTCAACGTTCCCAACGCCACCGCCATGGTGATCATGGACGCCGACCGGTTCGGCGTATCGCAGCTGCACCAGTTGCGGGGCCGGGTCGGCCGCGGCTCCGCCCCCGGGCTGTGTCTGCTGGTCAGCGAGGCGCACGAGGCCAGTCCCGCGCGGGCCAGACTCGGCGCCGTCGCCGCCACCCTCGACGGCTTCGAGCTCTCCCGGATCGACCTGGAGCAGCGCCGTGAGGGCGATGTCCTCGGCCAGGCCCAGTCCGGCGTCCGCTCCTCGCTGCGGATGCTCACCGTCATCGACGACGAGGAGGTCATCGCCGCCGCCCGTGAGGAGGCCGTCGCGATCGTCGCGGCCGACCCGGAGCTGGAGCACCTGCCGGCGCTGCGGACCGCGCTGGACGCCCTGCTGGACAAGGACCGTGAGGAGTATCTCGACAAGGGGTGAGAGGAAGGGGCGAGGAGAGGGGCGCGGAGGCCGGCGGGTGGCAGGGGCCCCTGCCCGGCCCGGGGGCGGAAGAGGCGCTGAGGCCGGAGCCGGGAGCGGTGCGAAGGCCCGGCAGGCGGAGGTGCGAAGGCCGGGGCGGGCCCGACGCCATATCGTGGGTGCACGGCACACCGTCGCCCTGTGTGCCGCCCCACGACCCGAGGACCAGTCACCCATGACCCGCGTGATCGCCGGCTCGGCCGG from Streptomyces sp. NBC_00654 includes the following:
- the cofC gene encoding 2-phospho-L-lactate guanylyltransferase; this translates as MTRTEGEIATNTDLTGAWSLVVPLKPLARAKSRLGRATGELLRPRLALAFAQDTVAAALSCPGVRDVVVVTDDAVAGAALSALGARILPDTPAAGLNAALAHGARCARELRPRGAVAALNADLPALRPAELSRVLDFSAAFPRAFVTDAAGIGTTFLSAAPGVELRPAFGGPSRAGHLASGATEIPLPGLDSVRRDVDTGEDLRVALALGVGPHTAGLSGAVSPAPDR
- a CDS encoding 1-acyl-sn-glycerol-3-phosphate acyltransferase → MSRRRIGFWYRLAAVIAKPPLVVLFKRDWRGMEHIPADGGFITAVNHNSYLDPLSYGHFQYNTGRVPRLLAKAGLFRTPFVGMMLRGTGQIPVYRETTNALDAFRAAVDAIERGECVAFYPEGTLTRDPDMWPMAGKTGAARVALMTRAPVIPVAQWGANLAMPPYAKENKLRLFPRKTLQVQAGPPVDLSRFYGMEPTPDVLRQATEAIMAAVTAQLEIVRGEKAPAELYDHRKARAELRRKAQGKGPT
- a CDS encoding NAD(P)H-dependent glycerol-3-phosphate dehydrogenase, which codes for MTHPVKAAVFGTGSWGTAFGVILADAGCEVTLWGRRAEVAETINTTRTNPDYLPGIELPASVRATTDAAEALRGAEFAFLVVPSQTLRANLADWAPHLEDRTVLVSLMKGVELGTAKLMSEVIADVTKVTADRIAVISGPNLAKEIAERRPAAAVVACQDESVAQRLQAACHTPYFRPYTNTDVVGCELGGAVKNVIGLAVGIADGMGLGDNAKGSLITRGLAETTRLGVAMGADPLTFSGMAGLGDLVATCSSPLSRNHTFGTNLGRGMTLQETIAVTRQTAEGVKSCESVLDLARRHGVDMPITETVVGIVHEGKPPVVALKELMSRSAKAERR
- a CDS encoding D-alanine--D-alanine ligase family protein yields the protein MSSENLPQSPERPESPEPQRRKPRVAVVFGGRSSEHGISVVTAGAVLNAIDRTKYDVMPIGITTDGRWALTADEPGRMAISDRQVPNVAQLAETAEGTVVLSVDPGSREVVYSEPGSVPKALGEVDVVFPVLHGPYGEDGTLQGLLDLAGVPYVGAGVLASAVGQDKEYMKRVFLSFGLPVGPYEVVRPREWDGDRAAARKRIVDFAGEHGWPLFIKPARGGSSMGISKVDDLAGLDEAIEEARRHDPKFLVESLLRGREIECGVLEFEDGPRASVPAEIPPVTAHDFYDFEAKYIDSAAGLVPAPLTAEQTAEVQRLAVAAFEAVSCEGLVRADFFLTEDGGFVINEINTLPGFTPISMYPRMWQESGVDYPELVDRLIQAALTRSTGLR
- a CDS encoding DUF3515 domain-containing protein; translated protein: MTSFRRRSSRSLFLGPSAALLVLAAAGCSSSHGQPPVAVPTPPSEAAAYCEALHKALPQTVVDLERSDPGPDSELTAGWGDGAIVLRCGVPRPAKMDDAQSKAIEADGVNWMLEQRQDAGPRFTTTYREAYVEVTLSEEYAHDASPLAAFAAPVKKTVPDSL
- a CDS encoding Lrp/AsnC family transcriptional regulator, whose translation is MVQAYILIQTEVGKASTVAETIAKIPGVIQAEDVTGPYDVIVRAQADTVDELGRMVVAKVQQVDGITRTLTCPIVHL
- a CDS encoding thiamine-phosphate kinase, with translation MKGTVGELGEFGLIRELTSRLTTTPAVRLGPGDDAAVVAAPDRRVVVSTDILLEGRHFRRDWSTAYDVGRKAAAQNLADIAAMGAVPTALLLGLVVPADLPVTWAAELMDGLRDECQVAGAAVVGGDVVGGDTITVSITALGDLRNHEPVTRSGARPGDVVAVTGWLGWSAAGYAVLSRGFRSPRAFVEAHRRPEPPYHAGPAAAGLGATAMTDVSDGLVADLGHIAEASKVRIDLRSGLIDIPSQMSDIGQAVGVDPLQWVLTGGEDHAIVATFPQDVKLPARWKVIGEVLNPSALPQVTVDGAPWTSKGGWDHFGNIEDAQ
- the thiD gene encoding bifunctional hydroxymethylpyrimidine kinase/phosphomethylpyrimidine kinase; this translates as MPIRTAAPPRVLTVAGSDSGGGAGVQADLKTMLALGVHGMSVLTAVTAQNSRGVQGVWELPVEAVTAQYRSVVDDIGVQAVKTGMLASAALVETVAELLASTEAPVVVDPVGVSKHGDALLAAEALDSVRTKLLPVATVATPNLDEVAQLTGTVVTGESDMRRAAAGILAYGPRWVVIKGGHLPGEAVDLLTDGSQEHWLRAPRHDNRHTHGTGCTLASAIAASLALGQDVPTAVRSAKEYVTGAIEAGFPLGGGIGPVDHGWRTRQR
- the rpmB gene encoding 50S ribosomal protein L28; its protein translation is MAANCDVCGKGPGFGNNISHSHRRTSRRWNPNIQRVRAVVGRTPKRLNVCTSCIKAGKVAR
- a CDS encoding DAK2 domain-containing protein encodes the protein MPQLPDDLDAVAVRTWCSLALEALGRERAEIDAINVYPVADGDTGTNLYLTVESAAAAVEAVFAAHETGSTAPATADAVRAMAHGALIGARGNSGTILAQLLRGMAGVLADGGGEDRLREAFARAASAARQAVAHPVEGTVLTVATAAAEAARDAGPGLAAVVRAAYDGARTALEATPGQLAVLGRAGVVDAGGRGLLAVLGALLETVSGQAPVRRSWAVPAVLPEPAHGGGGTADGRADGGADDCPDGGSGPAFEVIYLLEAHDEAVDRLRTRLDALGDSLVVVGGDGLWNVHVHVDDAGAAVEAGVEAGRPYRIGITHFGADGLLDTRPHTEPARRAVVVVVPGDGLAGLCTEAGATTVIARPGEPPASGELVDAIRRAHAREVVLLPNDAALRHTAGAAAEQARTEGVRVALIPTRAAVQGIAALAVHEADRSFDEDVVAMTAAAGATRYAELAVAERQSWTMAGICQAGDILGLIDGDVAVIGADVPATARTVLDRMLASGGELVTLVLGENVPDALADALTEHVREGYLAVDTVVYRGGHQSAPLLIGVE